A stretch of the Medicago truncatula cultivar Jemalong A17 chromosome 5, MtrunA17r5.0-ANR, whole genome shotgun sequence genome encodes the following:
- the LOC11446449 gene encoding tryptophan synthase beta chain 1 — translation MAACKLQGTIVRNQFIEKKVAPKERNSAVVQAVVTRDKFNVKIPQLATTYTPLPFTIPLIEKAKEIIVETEDTTSAGKFGRFGGKFVPETLVVCFNQLEAEFKNALHDDVFQAELATALRDYVGRETPLYHAQRLSEHYKSKNGGKGPEIYLKREDLNHTGSHKMNNALAQAMIAKRIGLKSVVTATGSGHHGLATAAACAKLALECTVFMAAKDMDRQSSNVRLMKLLGAKVEAVNGCFKDASSEAFRCWVGDLENSYHLSGSAVGPHPCPTMVREFQSVIGKETRKQAWEKWGGKPDIIVASVGTGSNALGMFHEFLSDTDVRLIGVEAAGLGLESGKHSSTLTKGEMGVYHGAISYLLQDGDGQIIEPHSIAAGMEYPGVGPELSFLKESGRAEFCVATDEEALDAYERLCKLEGIFPSLEAAHALAILDKVVPTLPNDNIKVVVNCSGRGDKDADIVFNCRK, via the exons atGGCTGCATGTAAATTGCAAGGTACGATTGTAAGAAACCAATTCATAGAAAAAAAGGTAGCGCCCAAAGAGCGTAACTCTGCGGTGGTTCAAGCAGTGGTTACTCGTGATAAGTTTAATGTTAAGATCCCTCAATTAGCCACTACATATACACCCTTGCCTTTCACAATACCCTTGATTGAGAAAGCCAAAGAAATTATTGTAGAGACAGAAGATACCACTTCTGCTGGAAAATTTGGTAGGTTTGGAGGGAAGTTTGTACCAGAAACACTTGTAGTGTGCTTCAACCAGCTTGAAGCTGAGTTCAAAAATGCCCTCCACGATGATGTTTTTCAG GCAGAGCTAGCAACAGCATTAAGAGACTATGTTGGTAGAGAGACACCTTTGTATCATGCTCAAAGGTTGTCAGAGCATTACAAAAGCAAGAATGGTGGGAAAGGGCCTGAAATATACTTAAAAAGAGAGGATCTCAACCACACTGGCTCTCACAAGATGAACAATGCTCTTGCACAAGCTATGATTGCCAAGCGCATCGGTCTAAAAAGTGTCGTTACGGCCACCGGTTCAGGACATCACGGGCTAGCAACAGCTGCTGCATGCGCAAAACTTGCTTTGGAGTGCACAGTCTTTATGGCTGCGAAAGACATGGACAGACAATCATCTAATGTACGGTTGATGAAGCTGTTAGGAGCTAAG GTTGAAGCTGTTAATGGATGTTTTAAAGATGCATCATCAGAGGCTTTTCGTTGTTGGGTTGGAGACCTGGAAAACAGCTACCACTTGTCAGGTTCAGCGGTGGGACCACATCCATGTCCCACCATGGTACGTGAGTTTCAGTCAGTGATTGGGAAAGAAACAAGGAAACAAGCATGGGAAAAATGGGGAGGAAAACCAGACATTATTGTTGCAAGTGTTGGAACAGGTTCAAATGCTTTAGGTATGTTCCATGAGTTTCTATCAGACACAGATGTGAGATTGATTGGAGTTGAAGCTGCTGGTTTAGGGTTAGAAAGTGGAAAACATTCTTCCACTTTAACCAAAGGAGAAATGGGTGTTTATCATGGTGCTATCTCCTATTTATTACAAGATGGTGATGGACAAATTATTGAACCTCACTCCATTGCAGCAGG GATGGAGTACCCAGGAGTTGGTCCAGAGTTGAGTTTCCTCAAAGAAAGTGGACGTGCAGAGTTTTGTGTCGCAACCGATGAAGAAGCTCTTGATG CGTACGAGAGATTATGCAAATTGGAGGGTATATTTCCATCTCTGGAGGCAGCACATGCATTGGCTATATTAGATAAGGTTGTTCCAACTTTACCAAACGACAATATTAAGGTTGTTGTAAATTGTAGTGGACGTGGAGACAAAGATGCGGATATAGTCTTCAATTGTAGAAAATAA
- the LOC11435813 gene encoding F-box/LRR-repeat protein At4g14103, whose translation MHNNNRWQKLDGEDGKDENITKLCDLPDGIVQKILSDLPTKEAVATSVLSKSWVHKWTGINKIDLELLDEVAPEKRQQFIDFVEKLRVFCNTSSLKKFSLFFEVGMEAPRVTKWLSIFVNPNIEELKLELYTVKEPLVLSDQFFTSEKLTKFELSMSQVIKLPSTINFQNLVTLTLKHVIFPNYYCTTEFFLSLRSLKEMTLIDCNWKKVGTIIITCPLLQKLFIRDWKDHDDEDDHHDNEEEVEEELAEELNNDVNDITAVENLNYHHGLIRILSNELVSFTYDGDLMNDYSLFYTFSVSNATIKLHEQHNNMLHAGHFIYKLFIALSGVTKLSVSDFALQALCQPLLLAAHLPLFFNLVKLRVTSPSAVDLSCEGLHSLLRNSPFLEKIEFKEGITLAANGGNLINPLPGCFWTKLKVIKIYDFCGSDGELNAIKFLLQETLVLDTLYIQYNESHFDSPEGTKMLDMLLEQIYEFPKASMDCDIEVE comes from the exons ATGCATAACAACAATAGGTGGCAAAAGCTTGATGGAGAGGATGGAAAAGATGAAAATATTACGAAATTATGTGATCTACCAGATGGAATTGTGCAGAAGATATTATCCGACCTTCCAACGAAGGAAGCAGTTGCGACAAGTGTTTTGTCCAAGAGTTGGGTTCATAAATGGACTGGTATCAACAAAATAGATTTGGAATTATTAGATGAAGTTGCACCTGAAAAGAGGCAACAATTCATAGACTTTGTAGAGAAGTTGCGTGTGTTTTGTAATACTTCAAGCCTAAAAaagttttctctattttttgaagttggTATGGAAGCACCTAGGGTTACTAAATGGCTAAGTATTTTTGTTAACCCTAATATTGAAGAATTAAAGCTTGAACTTTATACAGTTAAGGAACCACTTGTTCTCTCTGATCAATTTTTTACTTCTGAAAAATTGACCAAGTTTGAACTTAGTATGAGTCAAGTCATCAAACTTCCTTCTaccattaattttcaaaatcttGTGACATTGACTttaaaacatgttattttcCCTAACTATTATTGCACAACAGAGTTTTTCTTAAGTTTAAGGTCCCTGAAGGAAATGACCCTAATTGATTGTAACTGGAAGAAGGTTGGTACTATCATTATCACTTGTCCATTGCTTCAGAAATTGTTCATTAGGGATTGGAAAGAccatgatgatgaagatgatcacCACGACAACGAggaagaagtagaagaagaactTGCTGAGGAATTAAATAATGATGTCAATGATATTACTGCAGTGGAAAATCTAAATTATCATCATGGCCTTATAAGAATCCTTTCAAATGAACTGGTATCTTTCACATATGACGGTGATCTCATGAATGATTATTCCTTATTTTACACATTCTCAGTCTCGAATGCAACTATTAAGCTTCATGAACAACACAATAATATGTTGCATGCTGGACATTTTATCTACAAACTTTTCATAGCCCTTTCTGGTGTGACAAAACTATCAGTCTCTGACTTTGCTCTTCAG GCTTTATGTCAGCCACTTCTTTTAGCTGCACATCTgcctcttttttttaatttggtcaaGCTTCGTGTGACCTCGCCATCAGCCGTGGATTTGTCTTGTGAAGGATTGCATTCCCTATTAAGAAACTCACCTTTTCTAGAGAAAATTGAGTTTAAGGAG GGGATCACTTTGGCTGCAAATGGTGGAAACCTCATTAATCCATTGCCTGGATGCTTTTGGACAAAACTCAAGGTTATAAAGATATATGACTTCTGTGGGAGTGATGGAGAGTTAAATGCAATAAAGTTCTTGCTGCAGGAAACACTAGTTTTAGATACATTGTATATTCAATACAATGAATCTCATTTTGACTCCCCTGAAGGAACAAAGATGTTAGATATGTTGTTGGAACAAATTTATGAGTTTCCTAAAGCTTCAATGGATTGTGACATAGAGGTAgaatag
- the LOC11442718 gene encoding F-box/FBD/LRR-repeat protein At3g14710, which produces MESDLPITAFTRPTKKPSKITKIANANAVEDTISNMLPEPVITHILSFVPTKDAIRTSILSKKWERRWTSITKLSLHDYQLSFDFTIRLKRMQNFSTFVDRALLLNDSLAMDHVSLFLFTLYNWSLLDSWLSNIFKRRVKILQIHSFFQIPFSVLASHSLFNNFLLLEELELLTDSISFINVPMYDEELKLLRNSFNSVDVPAPSKYIVFRNLKILNLCGINFNTDSPKSWRNVHLEFPLLTKFEAKNCAWFVDTSLVMIYAPLLESISIEHSVGVPCKRDKSFICFPDSEDLKEFSFCGFDISQNIIIKSPCHASAKINLYESQHFVSYMSDFHAAALLGEFSHSKSIKFESSKVLDLKKMLPKKLCVFPMLTHLEVGFVSVDILLTLLQKAPVLETLVLKEICDFGEELLSSADVPKRLAFLHVVKFEQVIGEDLELSLAKYFLDNCKFLEKMCFSIASQVVDKDEVVEEIKEKLQSFYNFIPEYLLEFSYD; this is translated from the exons ATGGAGTCTGATTTACCCATCACTGCCTTCACCAGACCAACCAAAAAGCCTtccaaaatcaccaaaatcGCAAATGCAAATGCAGTTGAAGACACAATCTCCAACATGCTTCCTGAACCAGTGATAACTCACATTCTCAGTTTCGTACCAACCAAAGATGCTATTCGCACCTCCATCTTATCCAAAAAATGGGAACGTCGTTGGACTTCCATCACCAAACTCTCCTTACATGATTATCAACTTTCTTTTGATTTCACTATCAGGCTTAAAAGAATGCAGAATTTTTCCACCTTTGTTGACAGAGCGCTTCTTCTTAACGATAGTTTAGCCATGGATCACGTTTCTCTTTTCCTCTTTACTTTGTATAATTGGTCTCTTCTAGATTCATGGTTATCAAACATCTTTAAGCGGAGAGTTAAAATTCTTCAAATccattctttttttcaaatccCATTCTCCGTTCTCGCTTCTCATTCTCTTTTCAATAACTTTTTGTTGTTAGAAGAATTGGAGTTGCTTACTGATTCCATTTCCTTTATTAATGTTCCTATGTACGATGAAGAATTGAAATTGCTTCGAAATTCTTTTAATTCCGTTGATGTTCCCGCTCCCAGCAAATATATTGTATTTCGAAACTTGAAAATTCTCAACTTGTGTGGAATCAACTTTAACACCGACTCACCCAAATCTTGGCGCAATGTTCATCTTGAATTCCCTCTCCTAACAAAATTTGAGGCTAAAAACTGCGCTTGGTTTGTTGATACATCTTTGGTTATGATATACGCGCCTCTACTTGAAAGCATTTCAATCGAACATAGCGTCGGTGTTCCTTGTAAACGTGACAAATCATTTATCTGCTTCCCTGATTCTGAGGATCTGAAAGAATTCAGTTTTTGCGGTTTTGATATATCacaaaacattataattaagtCCCCATGCCATGCTTCAgctaaaatcaatttatatgAGAGCCAACACTTTGTAAGTTATATGTCAGATTTCCATGCTGCTGCACTTCTTGGTGAATTCAGTCACTCAAAATCTATCAAATTCGAGTCATCAAAG GTTCTGGATCTGAAAAAGATGCTACCAAAAAAGCTATGTGTATTTCCAATGTTGACCCATTTGGAGGTTGGCTTCGTTAGTGTTGATATTCTCTTAACCTTGCTTCAAAAGGCACCGGTTCTCGAGACACTTGTTCTCAAG GAAATATGTGATTTTGGGGAAGAGCTTTTGAGTTCTGCTGATGTGCCCAAGCGTTTGGCTTTTCTCCATGTTGTGAAATTTGAACAAGTTATTGGGGAGGATCTTGAGTTATCTTTAGctaaatattttttggataattGTAAGTTCTTGGAGAAGATGTGCTTCTCCATTGCTAGCCAAGTCGTGGACAAAGACGAGGTTGTGGAAGAAATTAAGGAGAAGCTGcaatcattttataatttcattccTGAATATCTTCTTGAATTTTCATATGATTAG
- the LOC11437913 gene encoding uncharacterized GPI-anchored protein At3g06035, giving the protein MTFLRFSVLFFFSSILLFSHSVHCDHDEEDDLYQGVNMYRTSLNLTSLTKNENANCFAEKLADQFKNKPCTNTTGANTIPGTEPQFPNYEDLLTKCHLNISNTRDGSVMPACVPGLVPSIVLSNFTQSLYSQNLNDSKFTGIGIGSEDNWIVVVLTTNTSDGSFVPESSSGDETSNGENFITKIGLVYCSLLLLVGNVILF; this is encoded by the exons ATGACATTTTTACGCTTCTCTgtacttttcttcttttcttccattCTCTTATTCAGTCACTCAGTTCACTGTGACCATG ATGAGGAAGATGATCTTTATCAGGGAGTCAACATGTACCGCACATCATTGAACTTGACATCGCTAACAAAGAATGAAAATGCTAATTGTTTTGCTGAAAAATTGGCTGACCAGTTCAAGAATAAACCTTGTACAAATACTACAGGTGCTAACACAATACCAGGTACTGAGCCTCAGTTCCCCAACTATGAAGACCTTTTAACTAAATGCCACTTAAATATTTCCAACACAAGGGATGGATCTGTAATGCCTGCTTGTGTTCCTGGCCTTGTTCCGAGCATTGTCCTCTCTAATTTCACGCAATCTCTTTACTCGCAAAATCTTAATGACTCAAAGTTTACTGGAATTGGGATTGGTTCCGAAGATAATTGGATTGTTGTTGTATTGACCACAAACACTTCTGACGGAAGCTTTGTTCCCGAGAGTTCTAGTGGTGATGAGACTTCTAATGGTGAAAACTTTATCACCAAAATTGGATTGGTTTACTGCTCATTGCTCTTGTTAGTTGGTAACGTTATCCTGTTTTGA
- the LOC11440130 gene encoding lipid phosphate phosphatase 2 gives MREFMQMETHLGEHTMRSHGFAVAKTHLYDWIILLLLVLIDIGLNMIYPFFRFVGEDMMFDLKYPLKSNTVPVWSVPILAVVLPMVIFLVVYIRRRDIYDLHHAVLGLLFSILVTTVITDAIKDAVGRPRPNFLWRCFPDGKDVYGEWGNVICNGDKLVIKEGYKSFPSGHTSWSFAGLGFLSLYLSGKLKAFDRKGHVAKLCIIFLPLFAASLVGISRVDDYWHHWTDVFAGSLIGIVVATFCYLQFFPPPYHPEGWGPYAYFRMLEETRGMTQVPNAQNGNQTQMAQLTEAQVENQEGQSHHGFMGLSLAGNQTSTLEDELESGRK, from the exons ATGAGG GAATTCATGCAGATGGAAACCCATCTTGGTGAACACACTATGAGATCTCATGGATTTGCAGTTGCTAAAACACATTTGTATGATTGGATTATACTATTGCTCCTTGTACTTATTGATATCGGGTTAAACATGATCTATCCATTCTTTCGCTTTGTTGGAGAGGATATGATGTTTGATCTCAAATATCCACTCAAGAGTAATACAGTTCCTGTCTGGTCTGTTCCT ATCCTTGCCGTTGTATTGCCTATGGTGATATTTCTTGTTGTTTATATCCGAAGGAGAGACATCTATGATCTTCATCATGCCGTACTAG GTTTATTGTTCTCCATTTTAGTAACGACAGTGATAACTGATGCAATAAAAGATGCAGTAGGGCGACCTCgaccaaattttttatggcgATGTTTTCCAGATGGAAAGGAT GTTTATGGTGAATGGGGAAATGTCATTTGTAATGGTGACAAGCTTGTCATAAAGGAAGGATATAAGAGCTTCCCAAGCGGCCATACTTCAT GGTCATTTGCTGGTCTAGGTTTTTTATCGTTGTACTTGTCTGGAAAACTAAAAGCATTTGATCGCAAAGGTCATGTTGCAAAACTTTGCATAATTTTTCTACCACTATTTGCTGCATCACTTGTTGGCATTTCTCGAGTTGATGACTATTGGCACCACTGGACAGACGTGTTTGCTGGAAGTCTTATAG GAATTGTAGTAGCTACTTTTTGCTATTTGCAGTTTTTTCCTCCTCCTTATCATCCTGAAG GTTGGGGTCCTTATGCTTATTTTAGGATGTTGGAAGAAACTAGAGGTATGACACAAGTTCCTAATGCTCAAAATGGTAATCAAACCCAAATGGCTCAATTAACAGAAGCCCAAGTTGAGAACCAGGAGGGACAAAGTCACCATGGGTTTATGGGGTTATCTTTAGCAGGGAATCAAACTTCAACATTAGAAGATGAACTTGAATCTGGGAGGAAATAA